One window of Erwinia aphidicola genomic DNA carries:
- a CDS encoding alanyl-tRNA editing protein, which translates to MTERLYYYSDALEGTSSVIGCSAQEDGRYRVILSSTLFHPKGGGQPSDRGTLGAVNMLHAVQEGDEVAHYTDGPVALGAVDLRVDAALRQLHTRYHSAGHLIAAVGEKFGWYGNKGDHRPGEGRVVFEPREPLSAVSAEDFTSGVAALVAQGLRRQLSEEAGRRKVTWGELPAYACGGTHVDSTAQVGEVRILKVKEKKGQLSVQYQLA; encoded by the coding sequence ATGACTGAAAGACTCTACTATTACAGCGATGCACTGGAAGGGACCAGCAGCGTCATCGGCTGCAGCGCGCAGGAGGATGGGCGCTACCGCGTGATCCTCTCGTCCACCCTGTTTCATCCGAAGGGCGGCGGGCAGCCCTCGGATCGGGGCACGCTGGGCGCGGTCAACATGCTGCATGCGGTGCAGGAAGGGGACGAAGTCGCTCACTATACCGATGGGCCGGTAGCGCTGGGGGCGGTGGATCTGCGCGTCGACGCTGCGCTGCGCCAGCTGCATACCCGCTATCACTCCGCCGGGCATCTGATAGCGGCGGTGGGCGAGAAGTTTGGCTGGTACGGCAATAAGGGCGACCATCGGCCGGGGGAAGGGCGCGTGGTATTCGAGCCGCGCGAGCCGCTCAGCGCCGTCAGCGCTGAGGATTTCACCTCGGGCGTCGCGGCGCTGGTGGCGCAGGGGCTACGCCGCCAGCTGAGTGAAGAAGCCGGGCGGCGCAAGGTCACCTGGGGTGAACTGCCCGCCTATGCCTGCGGTGGCACCCATGTGGATTCCACTGCGCAGGTCGGCGAGGTCCGCATCCTCAAGGTGAAAGAGAAGAAAGGGCAGCTCTCGGTGCAGTATCAGCTGGCGTGA
- a CDS encoding pyridoxal-phosphate dependent enzyme, whose product MSLNIVTPLIESLPLSQLANTRIWLKMEASQPSGSFKMRGIGYVCEQHYANGAKRFITSSGGNAGLAVAYAGRRLGVPTVVVVPETTTERAKHLLSIEGAEVIVHGSMWSEANERAQSLRGNDDVFIHPFDDPLLWQGHASMIDEVMAEGVRPDAVVVAVGGGGLLAGVDEGLRRNGLHDVPIYAAETQGMASYFASLQAGCLTELAQLSGIATSLGARQVCQRAFDVAAERPVIPLRVSDREAVDACLAFLDDHRTLVEPACGAALALLYGKKIPAAGLNNVLVIVCGGSTTTVDALKNFAG is encoded by the coding sequence ATGTCCCTGAATATCGTTACCCCCCTGATTGAATCTCTGCCCCTCAGCCAGCTGGCAAACACGCGCATATGGCTGAAGATGGAAGCCTCACAGCCCAGCGGATCGTTCAAGATGCGCGGTATTGGCTATGTTTGTGAGCAGCACTATGCCAATGGTGCAAAGCGTTTCATCACCTCATCCGGCGGTAATGCCGGCCTGGCTGTGGCTTATGCCGGGCGCAGGCTTGGCGTGCCGACGGTGGTGGTGGTACCGGAAACCACCACCGAGCGCGCTAAACATCTGCTCTCCATAGAGGGTGCCGAGGTCATAGTGCATGGCAGCATGTGGTCAGAAGCCAACGAACGGGCGCAATCGCTGCGGGGGAATGACGATGTGTTTATCCATCCGTTTGATGACCCGCTACTGTGGCAGGGCCATGCCTCGATGATCGATGAGGTGATGGCCGAAGGTGTGCGCCCGGATGCGGTTGTCGTCGCGGTAGGTGGCGGCGGGCTGCTCGCCGGGGTGGATGAAGGGCTGCGGCGTAACGGGCTGCACGATGTGCCGATATATGCTGCCGAAACCCAGGGCATGGCTTCTTATTTTGCATCCCTGCAGGCGGGATGCCTGACCGAGCTTGCGCAACTGTCCGGAATAGCGACCTCGCTAGGGGCGCGTCAGGTGTGCCAGCGTGCTTTCGACGTGGCGGCAGAGAGGCCGGTCATCCCGCTGCGCGTCAGCGATCGTGAAGCCGTTGATGCCTGCCTGGCATTTCTTGACGATCACCGCACGCTGGTGGAGCCGGCCTGCGGCGCGGCGCTGGCCCTGCTGTACGGCAAAAAAATCCCCGCCGCCGGGCTGAACAATGTGCTGGTGATTGTCTGCGGCGGCTCCACCACCACCGTCGATGCGCTGAAGAATTTTGCAGGCTAG
- a CDS encoding helix-turn-helix transcriptional regulator, whose protein sequence is MNLADSRYQDDLLLMLAAAVRVIGSVIAANTEVVLHDLRSPEFSIAEIANPHVTGRRRGDSVLTGLRSDKAFISAMDASAEPVTLMLDYPTYSSSGAPLRSSTAFYRTPGKAPFAALCINVDNQSISDALTILQSLTRTIPPQDDAAPRQNTIEAAHENIEDLMRDIITSATELSPGSSRADSKKARLLAVRQMQEKGIFLMKGGVEKAAAALGITRYTIYNYLDELKKSGS, encoded by the coding sequence ATGAACCTCGCTGACTCTCGCTACCAGGACGATCTCCTGCTGATGCTGGCCGCCGCGGTGCGCGTTATCGGCAGCGTGATTGCTGCCAATACCGAAGTGGTGCTGCACGATCTGCGCTCGCCGGAGTTCTCCATTGCCGAAATCGCCAATCCGCACGTGACCGGGCGGCGCAGAGGGGACTCGGTGCTGACGGGGTTGCGCAGTGACAAAGCCTTTATCAGCGCGATGGATGCGAGCGCTGAGCCGGTCACCCTGATGCTGGATTACCCCACCTACAGCAGTAGCGGTGCGCCACTGCGCAGCAGCACCGCCTTTTATCGCACCCCGGGGAAAGCGCCTTTTGCCGCGCTCTGCATTAACGTCGATAACCAGAGCATTAGCGATGCGCTGACTATTTTGCAAAGCCTTACGCGCACCATTCCCCCGCAGGATGATGCGGCGCCGCGACAAAATACCATTGAGGCCGCGCATGAAAATATCGAAGATCTGATGCGCGACATCATCACCAGCGCCACGGAACTCAGCCCGGGCAGCAGCAGGGCCGACAGCAAAAAGGCCAGGCTGCTGGCGGTCAGGCAGATGCAGGAGAAGGGGATCTTCCTGATGAAAGGCGGCGTCGAGAAAGCCGCCGCAGCGCTCGGTATTACGCGTTACACCATCTATAACTATCTGGATGAACTTAAAAAATCGGGCAGCTGA
- a CDS encoding mechanosensitive ion channel family protein, protein MQMIFGELSGAPTWVPAVLLVTLSLVLGFLARFILLRFIRYWQSRDRKLFKSLEKHLRGSLFLFIPLMIINVGIHYIDIQPGSLGFITTTLNIFIILSFCSILIRLTNVAQDMLFIRYDINLSNNLRARKIRTQIMYVKKVAIVLLVSFCLTLILLSFPSVRKFGTTILAGAGVAGIIIGFALQKSLVNLFAGIQIAFTQPIKIDDAVVVENEWGWIEEINLTYVVVRIWDLRRLVLPITYFTENPFQNWTRNNAQILGSVFLYLDYSMPLEPLRKHFEQILSETKLWDKQTQVLQVTDTNEKTMTIRLLMTAQNSPTAFDLRCYVRERMIEFVQQNYPQSLPHVRATLTDSVSGDTRSAS, encoded by the coding sequence ATGCAAATGATATTTGGTGAGTTATCTGGTGCGCCAACCTGGGTCCCTGCTGTATTGCTCGTCACGCTCTCACTCGTCCTGGGATTCCTCGCCCGGTTTATCCTGCTCAGGTTCATCCGCTACTGGCAGAGTCGTGACCGTAAGCTGTTTAAGTCGCTGGAAAAACATCTTCGCGGATCGCTGTTTCTTTTCATCCCGCTGATGATAATCAACGTCGGCATTCATTATATTGATATTCAGCCAGGCTCTCTGGGCTTTATTACCACCACGCTTAATATATTTATTATTCTATCATTTTGCTCTATTCTCATTCGCCTGACCAATGTTGCGCAAGATATGCTTTTTATACGCTATGACATTAATCTGTCGAATAATCTCCGCGCGCGTAAAATTCGCACTCAGATAATGTATGTCAAGAAAGTGGCTATTGTGCTGCTGGTGTCATTCTGCCTGACGCTGATCCTCCTCAGTTTTCCCAGCGTGCGTAAATTTGGCACGACGATTCTGGCCGGTGCTGGCGTGGCTGGGATCATCATCGGCTTTGCCCTGCAGAAGTCGCTTGTTAACCTGTTTGCCGGCATTCAGATAGCGTTTACGCAGCCGATAAAAATTGATGATGCCGTGGTGGTCGAAAATGAGTGGGGCTGGATTGAAGAGATCAACCTGACCTATGTGGTGGTGCGTATCTGGGATCTGCGTCGGCTGGTGCTTCCCATTACCTACTTTACCGAAAATCCCTTCCAGAACTGGACGCGTAATAACGCACAAATTTTAGGCTCTGTGTTTCTCTACCTCGATTATTCCATGCCGTTAGAGCCTCTGCGTAAGCATTTTGAACAGATCCTCAGCGAAACCAAATTGTGGGATAAGCAGACTCAGGTACTGCAGGTGACCGATACGAATGAAAAAACCATGACCATCAGGTTATTGATGACGGCGCAGAACTCGCCAACGGCCTTTGATTTGCGCTGCTACGTGCGCGAAAGAATGATTGAGTTCGTTCAGCAAAACTATCCTCAGAGCCTGCCTCATGTGAGGGCGACACTCACCGACTCTGTGTCAGGGGACACGCGCTCCGCCAGTTAA